A portion of the bacterium genome contains these proteins:
- a CDS encoding transpeptidase family protein yields the protein MAELPNTIPVDPDVQSKLNRLRLLVLFFLVWSIVLVLRLLFVQVIDNDQYQLMAKRQYERNVTIEAERGTIYDRNMNKLAVNLINYSFAADPSYMAEKDKDRVAENFARVFQKPVADYRKLLAKKTAFVWLERRVSEPVARKIDDSIKGLIKLQSLRRHYPYGKAASQILGFTNIDNEGASGLELSMHDEIGGENGWAILQADALGRLLPSPDYPHQDPVNGNGVVLTLDINYQVIAQQEIERAIDDYDADDGMVVILSPLTGEVLAMANAPGFDPNQPEKYDPSVYRNRIITDLYEPGSTFKAFSAVSAVEEKVVTPDDRIFCENGAWKYQGHIIHDSKPHGTMTFTQVVEKSSNIGIIKTTDKLGGDRLYQYVRAFGFGNETGIDIEGEVKGQLKHPTQWSGLTQPMISIGQEIGVTALQLANAYCAIANGGTLYKPFMIRSIIHTDGTRSEDKEAQVIRTVASKETMNKVSEMLKEVVVSGTGKRAQIRGIQIAGKTGTAQKVEGNGKGYSKDHFTASFVGFFPVQNPQLVFLVIVNNPRKSIWGEASAAVTARSIIEKIINSSDDVAKKINRVMAEIDADSNKTSVYANTPDLKYLSVETAKTILDKTDFHYRITGEGDMVADQKWTLDGETAVLQLFTTNQLIDPDINSGGSSLPRLPDVRGLSTRMAVNKLFAAGFNVKIKGSGYVLAQYPKPGIPAKPGDVCVIQCQPL from the coding sequence ATGGCTGAACTACCCAACACAATTCCGGTTGATCCCGATGTTCAAAGCAAACTCAATCGTTTGCGGCTATTGGTACTTTTTTTCCTGGTGTGGTCTATTGTACTGGTTCTCCGGTTGCTGTTTGTTCAGGTTATCGATAATGATCAATATCAACTGATGGCCAAGCGGCAATACGAACGCAACGTTACCATCGAGGCGGAACGCGGAACGATTTACGACCGCAATATGAATAAGCTGGCTGTCAACTTGATTAATTATTCCTTTGCCGCCGATCCGAGTTATATGGCTGAAAAAGACAAAGATCGTGTTGCAGAAAATTTTGCCCGGGTATTTCAAAAACCGGTTGCGGACTACAGAAAATTACTGGCCAAAAAAACGGCTTTTGTATGGTTAGAGCGCCGCGTTTCAGAACCGGTTGCCCGCAAGATTGATGATTCCATCAAAGGTTTAATCAAGCTGCAATCGCTACGCCGGCATTATCCATACGGCAAAGCGGCTTCTCAAATTCTCGGTTTTACTAATATCGACAACGAAGGCGCTTCCGGATTGGAATTATCCATGCACGACGAAATCGGCGGAGAAAACGGTTGGGCAATTTTGCAGGCGGACGCCTTGGGACGTTTGCTTCCTAGCCCGGATTATCCCCATCAAGATCCGGTTAACGGTAACGGCGTCGTATTGACATTGGATATTAATTATCAGGTTATCGCTCAGCAAGAGATTGAACGCGCCATTGACGACTATGACGCCGATGACGGGATGGTTGTAATTTTATCCCCACTGACGGGAGAGGTTTTGGCGATGGCGAATGCGCCTGGATTCGATCCTAATCAGCCGGAAAAATACGATCCGTCCGTTTATCGTAATCGCATCATCACGGATTTATACGAACCCGGTTCGACGTTTAAAGCGTTCTCAGCTGTCAGCGCCGTTGAAGAAAAAGTTGTTACGCCCGACGATCGGATTTTTTGCGAAAACGGGGCGTGGAAATATCAGGGCCACATTATTCACGATTCGAAACCGCACGGTACGATGACCTTTACACAAGTGGTCGAAAAATCCAGTAATATCGGTATTATCAAAACGACCGACAAACTCGGTGGTGATCGTTTATATCAATACGTTCGCGCATTCGGGTTCGGCAATGAAACCGGGATCGACATCGAAGGCGAAGTCAAGGGACAACTAAAGCATCCGACACAATGGTCGGGACTGACGCAACCGATGATTTCTATTGGTCAGGAAATCGGCGTCACAGCGCTGCAACTGGCCAATGCTTATTGCGCCATCGCCAACGGCGGAACGTTATATAAGCCTTTTATGATTCGTTCAATTATCCATACGGATGGCACACGTTCAGAAGACAAAGAAGCGCAGGTGATTCGTACTGTTGCGTCCAAAGAAACGATGAATAAAGTCAGTGAAATGCTTAAAGAAGTAGTCGTATCCGGAACCGGCAAGCGCGCTCAAATTCGCGGTATACAAATCGCAGGTAAAACCGGAACGGCTCAGAAAGTGGAAGGTAACGGTAAAGGTTATTCCAAAGATCATTTTACAGCTTCCTTTGTCGGATTTTTCCCTGTGCAGAATCCTCAGCTTGTATTTTTGGTTATTGTCAATAATCCCCGCAAAAGCATTTGGGGTGAGGCTTCAGCGGCAGTAACGGCACGATCGATCATCGAAAAAATTATCAATTCGTCCGACGATGTTGCCAAAAAAATCAATCGTGTGATGGCCGAAATCGACGCGGATTCCAACAAAACCAGCGTTTACGCCAACACACCTGATTTAAAATATTTATCGGTCGAGACGGCTAAAACCATTTTAGACAAGACCGATTTTCATTATCGCATTACAGGCGAAGGCGATATGGTCGCCGATCAAAAATGGACTTTAGATGGCGAAACAGCGGTTCTGCAACTTTTTACAACGAATCAATTGATCGATCCGGATATCAACAGCGGCGGTTCGTCGCTCCCGCGTTTACCCGATGTACGGGGATTGAGTACACGTATGGCGGTGAACAAACTTTTTGCCGCCGGTTTCAACGTAAAAATCAAAGGCAGCGGATATGTGCTGGCACAATATCCCAAACCGGGCATTCCGGCTAAGCCGGGCGATGTATGCGTCATTCAATGTCAACCTTTATAA
- the ftsL gene encoding cell division protein FtsL, with amino-acid sequence MSIQSYQTVTGMDFAGKKKKIFEDTTSSSINPHRYDKYTKRPETREPEETEFKKPQPTPQPVEKKSRLTPKRLFILFVVLAGLMIVWVWEATYVRQNLAEIEKLKDQALEIEKTNEAIKSDIALLTTYQRIEKIAREQLRLIPPKEKPGVILIDSRQAEMIEEEKIKQ; translated from the coding sequence ATGAGCATTCAATCCTATCAAACGGTCACCGGTATGGATTTCGCCGGTAAGAAAAAAAAGATTTTTGAGGACACGACGTCGTCAAGTATCAATCCGCACCGTTACGATAAATATACCAAACGGCCGGAAACACGCGAACCGGAAGAAACCGAATTCAAGAAACCACAACCGACGCCTCAGCCCGTTGAGAAAAAAAGCCGGTTGACGCCAAAGCGTCTGTTTATTCTTTTTGTCGTTCTCGCAGGTTTGATGATCGTGTGGGTTTGGGAAGCTACTTACGTGCGTCAAAATTTAGCTGAAATTGAAAAACTCAAAGATCAGGCTCTTGAAATTGAAAAGACCAATGAAGCGATCAAATCCGATATTGCTTTGCTGACTACCTATCAGCGAATTGAAAAAATTGCACGAGAACAACTTCGATTGATTCCGCCCAAAGAAAAACCGGGCGTTATTTTGATTGATTCACGGCAAGCTGAAATGATTGAAGAAGAGAAAATTAAACAATAA
- the rsmH gene encoding 16S rRNA (cytosine(1402)-N(4))-methyltransferase RsmH — MNDTFYHLPVLLKDCIAALNLKAGGIYVDGTLGGGGHTEAILKKEANCRVLALDADLDAIRYASERLKPFGERVTIRQSNFRQLRQVTEELKIAAIDGLLLDLGVSSFQLDASAKGFSYRLDTPLNMQMNDYENFSAYDVINGYNEKKLADIFFHYGEEKNSRRIARKITEMRQTKPISTTGELVTIIGATIPERFAKKTLSRIFQAIRIEVNNELENLKTILTDAAAMMNSGGRIAVIAYHSLEDRIVKDFFKTEASNLIIDENYPELSKEKTAALKIITKKPIVPTDDEMTANPRARSAKLRIAEKI; from the coding sequence ATGAACGATACGTTCTATCATCTTCCTGTTCTTTTAAAAGATTGTATAGCAGCGCTGAATCTGAAAGCCGGCGGCATTTACGTGGACGGTACACTCGGCGGCGGCGGTCACACGGAAGCAATCCTCAAAAAGGAAGCCAATTGCCGTGTACTGGCGCTCGATGCCGACCTTGACGCCATCCGATATGCAAGCGAACGATTAAAACCATTTGGTGAACGCGTAACGATCCGTCAATCCAACTTTCGTCAGCTTCGTCAAGTGACGGAAGAATTAAAAATTGCGGCTATCGACGGACTGCTTCTCGACCTCGGCGTTTCGTCCTTTCAACTCGACGCTTCGGCCAAAGGATTCAGTTATCGTCTCGATACACCTTTGAATATGCAGATGAATGACTACGAAAATTTTAGCGCTTACGATGTGATCAACGGTTATAATGAAAAAAAACTGGCCGATATTTTTTTTCATTATGGCGAAGAAAAAAATTCGCGCCGTATCGCCCGCAAAATAACCGAAATGCGCCAAACCAAACCAATTTCAACAACAGGTGAATTAGTCACGATCATCGGCGCAACGATTCCTGAACGATTTGCTAAAAAAACCTTATCACGCATTTTTCAAGCTATACGGATCGAAGTGAACAACGAACTCGAAAATTTGAAAACGATTTTAACCGACGCAGCGGCAATGATGAATTCCGGTGGACGTATTGCCGTGATTGCTTACCACTCTCTTGAAGACCGCATTGTCAAAGATTTTTTTAAAACCGAGGCGTCGAACCTCATCATAGATGAAAACTATCCGGAATTATCCAAGGAAAAAACAGCGGCACTGAAAATTATTACTAAAAAGCCAATCGTTCCGACAGACGATGAAATGACCGCCAACCCGCGTGCACGGAGCGCCAAATTACGCATAGCAGAAAAAATATGA
- the mraZ gene encoding division/cell wall cluster transcriptional repressor MraZ — MASFKGTYLHTLDPKNRFNIPAKMRSCFTPDDKETVILTRGYERCIYIYSFTEWQRLEDNLRTLSIMDGDARKLIRMISGNAHESELDKQGRVIVPQPLLSFSNIEKDIVVIGMLNWIEVWNPKMYDETHNGFDLEKTAAQMVKF, encoded by the coding sequence ATGGCATCTTTCAAAGGAACATACCTTCACACGCTGGATCCGAAAAATCGGTTTAATATTCCGGCAAAAATGCGGAGCTGTTTTACGCCCGACGACAAAGAAACGGTCATTCTAACGCGTGGGTATGAACGATGCATCTACATTTATTCGTTTACCGAATGGCAACGGCTGGAAGACAATTTGCGCACGTTGTCGATCATGGATGGCGATGCACGAAAACTGATCCGTATGATATCCGGTAACGCGCATGAATCCGAGCTTGACAAACAAGGCCGCGTGATTGTACCGCAGCCGCTTCTGTCTTTCTCGAATATCGAAAAAGACATTGTCGTAATCGGTATGCTCAACTGGATTGAAGTGTGGAATCCGAAAATGTACGACGAGACCCACAACGGATTTGATCTCGAAAAAACGGCCGCACAGATGGTAAAATTCTGA